One segment of Prinia subflava isolate CZ2003 ecotype Zambia chromosome 11, Cam_Psub_1.2, whole genome shotgun sequence DNA contains the following:
- the MSL2 gene encoding E3 ubiquitin-protein ligase MSL2 has product MNPVNATALYVSASRLVLNYDPADPQSFSEINKLLPYFRQSLSCCVCGNLLQDPIAPTNSNCQHYVCKTCKGKKMMMKPSCSWCKDYEQFEENKQLSILVNCYKKLCEYITQTPLARDIIQAVDCSADLLALLKDGAPLHEETEKSSDAALALCLTHSPVPSTSELATDTPGAFTALPESSPGLDLRGSVINGLPPCNGLSVEKLGVSIPSPEHASAIDVCGTGDYIKTEDIPGSLQPVCDTVATSDLCPAGIDICGFSEDIKPGGSLLLSVEEVLRSLETVSSGEVCDSNLQPGLEANMANGPFLQLSPPALSHNIFMATEASPHGLSCTAATPKVAKLNRKRSRSESDSEKVQPLPISSIICGPTLGASAPVTVKQENKMSLQPIATVPNGGTTPKISKTVLLSNKSMKKNLEHAPKKSHPKAKPGVLKTKDKAKEKVPSSNVMPGSPTKTVYKKPQEKKGCKCGRATQNPSVLTCRGQRCPCYSNRKACLDCICRGCQNSYMANGEKKLEAFAVPEKALEQTRLTLGINVTSIAVRNASTSTSVINVTGSPVTTFLAASTHDEKSLDEAIDMRYDC; this is encoded by the coding sequence GAAATTTGCTACAAGACCCTATTGCTCCTACCAACTCCAATTGTCAGCATTATGTCTGCAAAACGTGTAAGGGCAAGAAGATGATGATGAAGCCCTCGTGTAGCTGGTGCAAGGACTACGAGCAGTTTGAGGAGAACAAGCAGCTGAGCATCCTGGTGAACTGCTACAAGAAGCTGTGCGAGTACATCACGCAGACGCCGCTGGCCCGGGACATCATCCAGGCCGTGGATTGCTCTGCAgacctgctggctctgctcaaGGATGGGGCACCGCTGCACGAGGAGACGGAGAAATCCTCGGACGCGGCCCTGGCGCTGTGTCTGACGCACTCCCCGGTCCCTTCCACCTCGGAGCTGGCCACGGACACGCCGGGGGCATTCACGGCGCTGCCCGAGAGCAGCCCCGGCCTGGACCTGCGGGGCTCCGTCATCAACGGGCTGCCCCCGTGCAACGGGCTGTCGGTGGAGAAGCTGGGCGTGAGCATCCCCTCCCCGGAGCACGCCAGCGCCATCGACGTGTGCGGCACCGGCGACTACATCAAGACGGAGGACAtccctggcagcctgcagcccgTGTGCGACACGGTGGCCACCAGCGACCTGTGCCCCGCGGGCATCGACATCTGCGGCTTCAGCGAGGACATCAAGCCGGGCGGGTCGCTGCTGCTCAGCGTGGAGGAGGTGCTGCGCAGCCTGGAGACCGTGTCCAGCGGCGAGGTGTGCGACTCCAACCTGCAGCCCGGCCTGGAGGCCAACATGGCCAACGgccccttcctgcagctctccccccctgccctcagccaTAACATTTTCATGGCCACAGAGGCGTCTCCTCACGGGCTCTCCTGCACGGCAGCCACGCCCAAGGTGGCGAAGCTGAACAGGAAGCGCTCTCGCTCCGAAAGCGACAGCGAGAAGGTTCAGCCTCTGCCCATCTCCAGCATCATCTGCGGCCCAACGCTGGGAGCCTCGGCTCCTGTGACGGTCAAACAGGAGAATAAAATGTCCTTGCAGCCCATTGCGACTGTACCTAATGGAGGAACTACTCCCAAAATCAGTAAAACTGTGCTCCTGTCTAAcaaaagcatgaaaaagaaCTTAGAACATGCCCCCAAGAAATCCCACCCGAAAGCCAAACCGGGGGtgctgaaaacaaaagacaaggCAAAGGAGAAAGTTCCCAGCAGTAACGTTATGCCAGGAAGCCCGACAAAAACTGTGTATAAAAAGccacaagaaaagaaagggtGTAAATGTGGTCGTGCCACCCAAAATCCAAGTGTTCTTACATGCCGTGGCCAACGCTGCCCTTGCTACTCGAACCGCAAAGCCTGCCTTGACTGCATATGCCGTGGCTGCCAAAACTCCTACATGGCGAACGGGGAGAAGAAGCTGGAGGCCTTTGCAGTGCCAGAAAAGGCCTTGGAGCAGACTCGGCTTACTTTGGGCATTAATGTGACAAGCATTGCCGTGCGCAATGCCAGCACAAGCACCAGTGTAATCAATGTGACAGGGTCACCAGTAACGACGTTTTTAGCTGCCAGTACACACGATGAGAAAAGTTTGGATGAAGCTATAGACATGAGATATGACTGTTga